From Cannabis sativa cultivar Pink pepper isolate KNU-18-1 chromosome 8, ASM2916894v1, whole genome shotgun sequence, a single genomic window includes:
- the LOC115698522 gene encoding beta-glucuronosyltransferase GlcAT14B: protein MKKLKSYYMHLRQPQSIERKWIFPLAIGSIVSLFLLFLTTLTSSDGTPLLPFYRSFTAYSSVFVESKLKPVPVSNLPPPPRFAYLVSGSNGDGKMLKRTLEALYHPRNSYVVHLDLESPPQERLDLQNYVNDHPTFKKFGNVRMITKANLVTYRGPTMVANTLHAAAILLKEGGDWDWFINLSASDYPLVTQDDLLHTFSYLPRDLNFIDHTSNIGWKEYQRAKPIIVDPGLYMTKKEDVFWVTQRRSVPTAFKLFTGSAWMALSRPFIDYCIWGWDNLPRTVLMYYANFISSPEGYFHTVICNAQEFRNTTVNTDLHYIAWDNPPKQHPHHLTLADMQKMVKSNAPFARKFRQDDPVLDKVDSELLSRGPGMLVPGGWCIGVKENGTDPCSSIGDTTVLRPGPGAKRLEILTSSLLSNEKFRPRQCK from the exons atgAAGAAGCTGAAGAGCTATTACATGCATCTGAGGCAACCACAAAGCATTGAACGAAAATGGATCTTTCCATTAGCGATAGGTTCAATtgtctctctcttccttctatTCCTTACCACTTTAACTTCATCGGACGGTACGCCTTTGCTTCCCTTTTATCGATCGTTTACGGCTTACAGTTCTGTATTCGTTGAATCAAAGCTTAAACCTGTTCCGGTATCTAATCTTCCTCCACCGCCGCGCTTTGCTTATCTCGTTTCTGGTTCTAATGGAGATGGGAAAATGCTTAAACGGACACTTGAAGCCCTATACCACCCTCGGAATAGTTATGTTGTGCATCTTGACCTTGAGTCTCCGCCTCAGGAGAGATTGGATCTGCAGAATTATGTTAACGACCATCCGACTTTTAAGAAATTTGGGAATGTGAGGATGATTACTAAGGCGAATCTCGTGACCTATCGGGGACCTACTATGGTTGCTAATACTCTTCATGCTGCTGCGATTTTGTTGAAGGAAGGTGGCGATTGGGATTGGTTTATTAATCTTAGTGCTTCTGATTACCCGCTCGTTACTCAGGACG ATCTGTTACACACGTTTTCTTACTTGCCCCGCGATCTTAATTTCATTGATCATACCAGCAACATTGGGTGGAAAGA GTACCAACGAGCGAAACCAATAATTGTGGATCCTGGGTTGTATATGACAAAGAAAGAGGATGTTTTTTGGGTTACACAAAGGAGGAGTGTTCCAACTGCTTTCAAACTTTTTACAG GTTCGGCTTGGATGGCACTTTCAAGGCCTTTCATTGATTACTGCATATGGGGATGGGACAACCTCCCTCGAACTGTTCTTATGTATTATGCAAATTTTATTTCATCACCAGAAGGATACTTCCATACTGTTATTTGTAATGCTCAAGAGTTCCGCAACACAACTGTCAATACTGACCTGCATTACATAGCATGGGACAACCCTCCTAAGCAACATCCTCACCACCTCACTCTTGCTGACATGCAAAAGATGGTTAAGAGTAACGCTCCTTTTGCAAGGAAATTCCGTCAAGATGATCCGGTACTTGACAAAGTTGATTCTGAGCTCTTGTCTCGAGGTCCAGGCATGCTTGTTCCTGGTGGCTGGTGCATAGGAGTTAAGGAGAATGGAACTGATCCGTGCTCTTCTATAGGTGATACCACAGTCCTCAGGCCCGGCCCTGGTGCTAAAAGACTTGAAATCTTAACGAGCTCTCTGTTGTCAAATGAAAAATTTCGACCAAGACAGTGCAAATAA
- the LOC115698512 gene encoding AAA-ATPase ASD, mitochondrial, which translates to MLMESKESLAQLGSYLGGLMFLWAIFQQFFPNQLRNYLEKYSQRLASHLYPYIQIRFNELTGERLMRSEAYSAIENYLSTNSSLHAKRLKADVVKSNNQSLVLSMDDHEEVVDEFKGVKLWWASGKNNSKTQTVSFYQVSDERRYYILTFHKRHRELIVGAYLNHVLKEGKAIKVRNRQRKLYTNHGSYWSHVVFQHPATFQTLALEQEKKQDIIDDLIAFSQAEEFYARIGRAWKRGYLLYGPPGTGKSTMISAMANLLNYDIYDLELTAVRDNTDLRRLLIETSSKSIIVIEDIDCSLELTGQRKKKKKEKKEDDQDGKEHKEKKEEKEDKNSQVTLSGLLNFIDGIWSACGGERIIVFTTNYVEKLDPALIRKGRMDKHIELSYCGFEAFKVLAKNYLCIEDHPLFSTIGKLLGEAKITPAEVAEHLMPKKIVSGQAEISLKSLIQGLEKAKQDEKLKAEEEEAKKKALDDKNEDKHQESKCDLKSNGY; encoded by the coding sequence atgttgatgGAGTCTAAGGAGTCTCTTGCTCAATTGGGATCTTATCTTGGTGGGTTAATGTTCCTTTGGGCAATATTTCAACAATTTTTCCCTAATCAACTTCGAAATTACCTTGAGAAATACTCACAAAGATTGGCTAGTCATCTTTACCCTTATATACAAATCAGATTCAATGAGCTGACTGGGGAACGTCTTATGAGAAGTGAGGCTTACTCTGCCATTGAAAATTACTTAAGCACAAACTCATCACTCCATGCAAAGAGGCTGAAGGCTGATGTAGTGAAGAGCAACAACCAATCACTTGTTCTAAGCATGGATGATCATGAAGAAGTTGTTGATGAATTTAAAGGAGTAAAGCTTTGGTGGGCTTCAGGTAAAAACAATTCTAAAACTCAAACAGTTTCTTTCTACCAAGTTTCTGATGAGAGAAGATACTACATTCTCACTTTCCATAAAAGGCATAGAGAACTTATTGTTGGGGCTTACCTTAATCATGTTCTTAAAGAAGGTAAAGCTATTAAAGTGAGGAATAGGCAAAGAAAGCTTTATACAAATCATGGTTCTTATTGGAGTCATGTTGTGTTTCAACACCCTGCAACTTTTCAAACACTTGCTTTAGAGCAAGAAAAGAAGCAAGATATCATTGATGATTTGATTGCTTTTAGTCAAGCAGAGGAGTTTTATGCAAGAATTGGTAGAGCTTGGAAAAGGGGTTATTTGCTATATGGTCCTCCAGGAACTGGGAAATCAACCATGATTTCTGCTATGGCTAATTTGTTAAACTATGACATCTATGACCTTGAGTTGACTGCTGTTAGAGACAACACTGACCTTAGAAGGCTTCTGATTGAGACATCAAGTAAGTCTATTATTGTGATTGAAGACATTGATTGTTCACTAGAGTTAACTGgacagagaaagaagaagaagaaggagaaaaagGAAGATGATCAAGATGGAAAAGAACACaaggagaagaaagaagagaaagaagataAAAACAGCCAGGTGACTCTTTCTGGTCTTTTGAATTTCATTGATGGGATTTGGTCAGCTTGTGGTGGTGAAAGGATCATAGTTTTTACTACTAATTATGTAGAAAAACTTGACCCTGCTCTAATCAGAAAGGGAAGAATGGACAAGCATATTGAATTGTCTTACTGTGGTTTTGAAGCTTTTAAAGTTTTGGCTAAAAACTATCTTTGTATTGAAGACCACCCTTTGTTTTCAACAATTGGTAAATTGTTGGGTGAAGCCAAAATAACACCTGCTGAGGTTGCTGAGCATTTGATGCCTAAGAAAATTGTTTCTGGGCAAGCTGAAATCTCTCTCAAGAGTCTGATTCAAGGTCTTGAAAAAGCCAAACAGGATGAGAAACTCAAAGCTGAGGAAGAAGAAGCCAAAAAGAAGGCTTTGGATGACAAAAATGAAGATAAGCATCAAGAATCAAAATGTGACTTAAAGAGTAATGGTTACTAG